The Terriglobales bacterium region GCGCACCTTTGCCCACGAGACCGTCGCCGGCATCGCTGAGCACGCCGGCATCCCGGTCATCAACGCCTTGAGCGACCACGAGCATCCCTGCCAGGCGCTGGCCGACTTCCTCACCCTGCAGGAACGCTTCGGCGACCTGACCCAGGTGCGGCTGGCCTATGTGGGCGACGGCAACAACGTCGCACATTCACTGATCCTGGCCGCCGCCAGCACCGGCGCGACCATCGCCGTGGCCACGCCGGAAGGCTATGAGCCGAAGGCCGATGTGGTCGCGAGCGCGCGGCAGATCGCGAAGAAGACCGGCGCGAAGATCGAGGTCCTCACCGACCCGGTGGAGGCAGTGAGCGGCGCCGACGCCGTGTATACCGACGTATGGGCCAGCATGGGACAGGAGAGCGAGGCCGCCAAGCGCAAGGCCATCTTCGCCCCCTACCAGGTCAACCAGCGCCTCTTTGCCCGTGCCGCCAAGCACGCCGTTTTCATGCACTGCCTGCCGGCGCATCGCGGCGACGAGGTTTCGGCGGCGGTCATCGACTCGCCACGCTCGGTCGTCTTCGACCAGGCGGAAAACCGCCTCCACATCCAAAAAGCCATCCTGGTTCTGTTGCTGGGCGGCGGCATCCACCGCTTCCAGCCGAGGAGCGGAAATGCGTGAGAAAGTCGTTCTTGCCTACTCCGGGGGACTCGACACCTCGATCATCATCCCGTGGCTCAAGGAGAACTATGACTGCGAGGTGATCGCGTTCGTGGCCGACGTCGGGCAGGGCGACGACATCGAAGCCGTCGTCGAGAAGGCGTACAAGACCGGCGCCTCCAAGGTGCTGGTCGAGGACCTGCGTGAGGAGTTCCTGACCGACTACGTCTTCCCCGCCATCCGCACCGGAGCGGTGTACGAGCATAAGTACCTGCTGGGGACGTCCTTGGCGCGGCCGATCATCGCTAGATACCAGGTGCTGGCGGCCAAGCAGGAGGGCGCGACCGCGCTGGCCCACGGCTGCACCGGCAAGGGCAACGACCAGGTGCGCTTCGAGCACGCCTTCCAGGCGCTGGCGCCCGAGCTGAAGATCATCGCGCCCTGGCGCGAGTGGACGCTCCGCTCCCGCGAGGACTGCCTCGACTATGCCGAGGCGCACGGCATCCCCGTCGCCGCCAGCCGGGAAAAGATTCACAGCCGCGACCGCAACCTGCTGCACGTCAGCCATGAAGGCGGGGAACTCGAAGACCCGAACAACGCGCCCCTGCCCACCACCTGGACGTGGACGAATTCGCCGCAGGAAGCGCCGGACGAGCCGGAGATCGTCGAGATCAAGTTCGAGCAGGGCGTGCCGCGAGTCGTCAACGGCATGAAGCTCGACCCGGTGTCGCTGGTCGAGCTGCTGAACGAGGTCGGAGCTCGCCATGCCATCGGGCGCGTGGACCTGGTGGAGAACCGCTTCGTGGGCATCAAGTCGCGCGGCTGCTACGAGACCCCGGGCGGCACCCTGCTGCTCACCGCGCACCGCGAGCTGGAAGCGCTCTGCCTGGACCGCGAGCTGATGCACTACAAGCAGCACGTCGCCCTGAAATACGCCGAGCTGGTGTACTTCGGGCTTTGGTTCACGCCCCTGCGCGATGCGCTGGACGCATTCGTCGCCAGCACGCAACATGACGTCAGCGGCTCGGTGGCGCTCTCACTCTACAAGGGCAACATCGAGGTGGTGGGCCGCAA contains the following coding sequences:
- the argF gene encoding ornithine carbamoyltransferase; amino-acid sequence: MNATTLVSRPELLGPHPVSSFTGRDLISVQDFSPAEVSWALGLAGAMKSDPMDFRGTLAGKQLVLFFEKPSLRTRLTFEAGMSALGGTTFFVDQTQSRLGARESLRDIAKNLERWVHGVVLRTFAHETVAGIAEHAGIPVINALSDHEHPCQALADFLTLQERFGDLTQVRLAYVGDGNNVAHSLILAAASTGATIAVATPEGYEPKADVVASARQIAKKTGAKIEVLTDPVEAVSGADAVYTDVWASMGQESEAAKRKAIFAPYQVNQRLFARAAKHAVFMHCLPAHRGDEVSAAVIDSPRSVVFDQAENRLHIQKAILVLLLGGGIHRFQPRSGNA
- a CDS encoding argininosuccinate synthase, with protein sequence MREKVVLAYSGGLDTSIIIPWLKENYDCEVIAFVADVGQGDDIEAVVEKAYKTGASKVLVEDLREEFLTDYVFPAIRTGAVYEHKYLLGTSLARPIIARYQVLAAKQEGATALAHGCTGKGNDQVRFEHAFQALAPELKIIAPWREWTLRSREDCLDYAEAHGIPVAASREKIHSRDRNLLHVSHEGGELEDPNNAPLPTTWTWTNSPQEAPDEPEIVEIKFEQGVPRVVNGMKLDPVSLVELLNEVGARHAIGRVDLVENRFVGIKSRGCYETPGGTLLLTAHRELEALCLDRELMHYKQHVALKYAELVYFGLWFTPLRDALDAFVASTQHDVSGSVALSLYKGNIEVVGRKSENSLYRTDIASFTMGDGYDQKDAAGFIRILGLPARSRAILRTEALK